One genomic window of Chanos chanos chromosome 13, fChaCha1.1, whole genome shotgun sequence includes the following:
- the mosmoa gene encoding uncharacterized protein C16orf52 homolog B: MDKLTIISGCLFLAADIFAIASIANPDWINTGESAGALTVGLVRQCQTIHGRDRTCIPPRLPPEWVTTLFFIIMGIISLTVTCGLLVASHWRREATKYARWIAFTGMILFCMAALIFPIGFYINEVGGQPYKLPNNTVVGSSYVLFVLSIFFTIVGLLFAGKVCLPG; encoded by the exons ATGGATAAACTCACCATAATATCAGGATGCCTCTTCCTGGCTGCGGATATATTTGCTATAGCTAGCATCGCAAATCCCGACTGGATCAACACGGGCGAGTCGGCAG GTGCTTTGACGGTGGGCCTGGTTCGGCAGTGTCAGACCATCCACGGACGGGATCGGACCTGTATCCCGCCCCGGCTCCCGCCCGAGTGGGTCACCAcactcttcttcatcatcatggGCATCATCTCCCTCACCGTCACCTGCGGCCTGCTGGTGGCGTCGCACTGGCGCCGGGAGGCCACCAAATACGCCCGCTGGATCGCCTTCACGGGGA tgatcCTGTTCTGTATGGCGGCCCTGATCTTCCCCATAGGATTCTACATTAATGAGGTGGGGGGTCAGCCGTATAAGTTACCCAATAACACAGTGGTGGGCTCCTCCTACGTGCTCTTCgttctctccatcttcttcaCGATAGTTGGGCTGCTGTTCGCCGGCAAAGTGTGTCTGCCTGGCTGA
- the uqcrc2a gene encoding ubiquinol-cytochrome c reductase core protein 2a, whose protein sequence is MKGIRTLNQLSKRCYVAPRQSGSLTEPFLTKKPSSPPLPAQDVQVSKLPSGLVIASLENYSPVSKIGVFVKAGSRYETVESQGVTHLLRLASNLTTKGVSAFRICRGIEAVGGSLSVTSSRENMVYSLDCLRDDFAEVVEYLTNVTAAPEFRPWEVSDLSPRVKIDKAIANQCPQISVVEKLHEAAYKNALSNSLYCPDYMVGNITPDHLHSFVEKNFTSARMALVGIGVKHSVLRQVGEQQLNIHRGPGVGGTKAIYRGGELRVQNGDGLVHALVVSEGALAGSAEANAFSVLQRALGAGPHVKRGSNITSKLSQGIAKATTQPFDASAFNATYSDSGLFGVYTISQADSAAEVIKAAVGQVTAVAQGGLSEEDLARAKTQLKAEYLMSLESSEGLFEELGAQALATGTYSSSEVVTQSIDAVTSTDVMNAAKKFVAGKKTMACSGHLVNTPFVDEL, encoded by the exons ATGAAAGGAATCCGAACTCTTAATCAACTCTCC AAACGATGTTACGTAGCCCCGAGACAGAGTGGCTCTCTGACTGAACCGTTTTTGACAAAGAAGCCTTCGTCCCCGCCTCTCCCAGCCCAAGATGTCCAG GTGTCCAAACTTCCCAGCGGTCTCGTCATTGCGTCCCTGGAGAACTACTCTCCCGTCTCTAAAATCGGAGTATTTGTGAAAGCGGGCAGTCGCTATGAAACGGTGGAAAGCCAAGGAGTCACTCACCTCCTGCGATTGGCCAGCAATCTG ACTACCAAGGGAGTGTCTGCGTTCAGGATCTGTCGGGGCATTGAAGCCGTGGGGGGCAGTCTCAG TGTGACCTCATCAAGAGAAAACATGGTGTACTCTCTAGACTGCCTGAGAGATGACTT CGCTGAGGTCGTGGAGTACTTGACCAATGTGACCGCAGCTCCAGAGTTCAGGCCATGGGAGGTGTCTGACCTCTCCCCCAGGGTTAAGATAGACAAGGCCATCGCTAATCAGTGTCCACAGATCT ctgttGTTGAGAAGTTGCATGAAGCTGCATATAAGAACGCTCTTTCCAACTCTCTGTACTGTCCGGACTACATGGTGGGGAACATCACTCCTGATCAT TTGCACTCTTTTGTTGAGAAGAATTTCACGAGTGCGAGAATGGCCCTGGTCGGAATAG GTGTCAAGCACTCAGTACTGAGGCAGGTGGGAGAGCAGCAACTGAACATACACAGAGGACCTGGTGTGGGCGGGACTAAAGCCATCTACCGCGGAG GTGAGCTGCGTGTGCAGAACGGAGACGGACTGGTCCACGCCCTGGTGGTTAGCGAGGGGGCGCTGGCGGGATCGGCAGAGGCCAACGCCTTCAGCGTGCTACAGAGGGCTCTGGGAGCGGGACCACACGTGAAGAGAGGCTCCAATATCACCAGCAAGCTCAGCCAGGGTATCGCCAAGGCAACCACGCAACCATTCGAC gCCTCAGCTTTCAATGCCACATACTCAGACTCGGGGCTGTTTGGAGTTTACACCATTTCACAGGCCGACTCAGCCGCAGAG GTGATTAAAGCAGCAGTGGGCCAGGTGACCGCGGTGGCACAAGGGGGTCTCTCTGAAGAGGATCTGGCCAGAGCCAA GACCCAGCTAAAGGCAGAGTACCTGATGTCTCTGGAGAGTTCAGAGGGTCTGTTTGAAGAGTTGGGTGCCCAGGCACTGGCCACAGGAACCTACAGTTCATCTGAGGTCGTGACCCAAAGCATCGATGCTGTGACCTCCACCGATGTTATGAAT GCTGCAAAGAAGTTTGTGGCAGGCAAGAAGACAATGGCTTGTAGTGGCCACTTGGTGAACACACCTTTTGTGGACGAGTTGTGA